One part of the Armigeres subalbatus isolate Guangzhou_Male unplaced genomic scaffold, GZ_Asu_2 Contig1172, whole genome shotgun sequence genome encodes these proteins:
- the LOC134202337 gene encoding uncharacterized protein LOC134202337, with protein MKAKEAARRCRRSSGASARVNTNMVTTIKITGDGVFIQSNSYLANGGGGGIGAHLHSRQQSASSEPGGNSSGSNSSSLSRGGEFGGPGSDHGSSSSGGHEDHQMSRSFTNIVKDRVDRDRNNNNSLDPRVAFSDSNNNFPKISRRRYQSEEVLPRLQKFSGSSDGSDTVDAAGSTYYNSSAESDDQFTISFLNTRGHNGKSLLNQKFIVYNSKKPRQSSILTQNGYHHPGQYRQYLNGRLKPAYSTSVLTSPSLIAASIAESSPDRPSTGTPPPRLTVAKSTSYLQRTISPAPSPSLSSLSPSSGFASTSPTPPSSGSLPTAAAASPQSVTDLSSGQ; from the coding sequence GCGAAAGAAGCTGCTCGACGGTGTCGACGCAGTAGTGGTGCAAGCGCGCGAGTGAATACTAATATGGTGACGACAATCAAGATCACCGGCGACGGAGTGTTTATCCAGTCCAATTCGTATCTGGCAAACGGCGGGGGCGGCGGCATCGGTGCACATCTCCACAGCCGCCAACAGTCAGCGTCGTCCGAACCGGGTGGCAATTCGTCCGGTAGCAATAGTAGTTCGCTATCCCGTGGTGGGGAATTCGGTGGACCGGGCAGTGATCACGGCAGCTCCTCGAGCGGTGGCCACGAGGATCATCAAATGAGTCGATCGTTTACAAATATTGTTAAAGACCGGGTGGATCGAGACAGAAATAACAATAATAGTTTGGATCCAAGAGTTGCTTTCAGTGATAGtaataataattttccgaaaatttcaAGAAGACGGTATCAGTCGGAAGAAGTGCTCCCTCGGTTGCAAAAGTTCAGTGGAAGTTCGGATGGGTCGGATACAGTGGACGCTGCCGGTTCCACATATTATAACAGTAGTGCCGAATCGGATGATCAATTCACGATATCTTTTCTGAACACTCGCGGGCATAACGGGAAAAGTTTACTTAACCAAAAGTTCATAGTCTACAACAGCAAGAAACCAAGACAGTCCAGTATCCTAACGCAAAACGGTTACCATCACCCGGGCCAGTATCGGCAGTACCTGAATGGACGTCTCAAGCCGGCCTATTCAACGTCGGTTCTAACCTCCCCTTCGTTGATAGCTGCCAGTATCGCCGAGAGTAGTCCGGATCGTCCGTCCACCGGGACGCCACCTCCAAGACTTACGGTCGCTAAGTCTACTTCGTACCTACAGCGGACGATATCGCCGGCTCCGTCCCCGTCGCTGTCCTCGCTGTCACCTTCTAGTGGATTTGCGTCGACTTCACCGACGCCGCCTTCGTCGGGATCGCTGCCcacggcagcagcagcatccCCGCAGTCAGTCACCGACTTGTCATCGGGTCAGTAG